Below is a genomic region from Deltaproteobacteria bacterium CG11_big_fil_rev_8_21_14_0_20_42_23.
ACATTCTATAAAAGCGTTCTCCATATTTTTGTTTCAGCTTTTCCCAGTGCTGATCAAAATTTTGAAACCATGCCATCAATGTTTTATCATAATCTGAACCAAAGTTGTGCCAATCTTCCATCACAAATAATTCCTCAATTGCTTCACCAATGTGCTTAAGAGAAGGAAGCATTGCATTCGGAAAAATATACTTCTGAATCCAAGGATCAATAAAATGAACCGATTTATTTTCTCCGATGGTGTGAAGAAGAAAAAGTCCATCATCTTTGAGAGAACGATGAGCTACTTGCATAAAGTGTTTGTAATTTTTTTGTCCGACGTGTTCAAACATGCCAATTGAGGCGATGCGATCAAATGTTTTGTGTACATCTCGATAATCTTGAATCCAAATTTCGATAGGATAATCAGCACATTCTTTAGTTGCTTTTCGGCATTGCTCTTCTGAAAGAGTTATCCCAACTCCTTTTACCTGATATTTTTCCACAGCATACTTGAGAAAACCACCCCAGCCGCAACCTATGTCTAACAGTGTCATTCCTGGCTTCAGCTCTAATTTTTTGCAGACAAGATCCAATTTATTTTCTTGGGCTTCATCCAACGTGGACGCATTTTTCCAATACGCACAGGAATAGATCATGCGCTTATCTAAAAAATGTTCATACAAATCATTCCCAATGTCATAATGCTTTTGCACATTTGAAAATGATTTTGGAATGCTTTGTTGGTTGCTCCATTTTGATTTCAAAATATCAAGCATCGTGCGCCACGAAATATTTTTTTGATCAAGCTTTGCCATTAAAACTTTGTTGATACACTCGTCAAGCTTATCGCATTCCCACCAACCATGCACATAAGCTTCACCCAAGCGAAGCATGGCTAAGCAGCTTCGCGTAAAATCTCTTATCTTGAACTTGAATATCCCAAGGCCGGCTTCCATTCACCACAACATCTGCTGCGAGAAAAAGTCCTTTGATTCTCTCAATGGCACCAGATGCCACTTCTTTCGCTTTGTTATTTTGAGAAATGTGAGAAATAATTTTATTTTTCGTTACTAGATCTTGAGTCGACATAAACAAACTCCTCTCAGAGCATTACCAAACACCGCCCGTAAAATGAGCCTCAGAGCGCCTCAGCCTAAGGCTGGTCAATTTGACCTTGCTCCTGCAACGGAGATCCCAGATTCACTTTCCCGTCTTCAGGAACTTGCCTAGGCTGAAAAACAAAGATGAGAACAAGAATCGCTGCAAGAACTAGAACAATGGTAAGCCATCGTTTATTCATAACCCCTCCTTTTGTGGAGGCTATCTTCATCCTCTTAAAAACAAATGATTTTCGTCAAAGAGAGAATAAACTTTTGTCATGGAAAAAGTTATTTTTTGGTGTCAGAAAGGTGTGCCGGGTAGATCAGCTTGAAACATGAGTCACATCATGGTTTTTTGTTTGTGAGAGTGCAGAGTGATGTGGCCTGTTCTAGAAAGAGAGGAACTTTATGATTATTCCACTTCAGATTACCTTTAAAGAATTGCCACACTCAGCTGCAATTGAAGCTGCTGTAAGAAAAAAAGCAGAAAAATTGAATAGATTTTCAAACCACATCATACGATGCCACGTGGTGATTGAAGCACTTCAACACCACCATCAACATGGAAATATTTTTCACATCAACATTTTGATTACGCTTCCTGGAAAGGAAATTATTGTCAGCCGCAATCCCGATCAACACCAGGCTCACGAAGACATCTACGTAGCCATACGCGATGCTTTCAATGCAGCAAAAAGGCAGGTACAAGATTACGTGAATGAGCAACAGGGAAAAGTGAAATACCACGAACTACGCACGGACGAACAGGAGAAACTATAGTATAGTCGATTTAATTTTGAATGAGACGTCATCCCCTGCCATTTTTCAAGGGGTTGCCGAAAGGAGTATTCTAGTGTAGGCATGAAGGTGCTATGGCTATCTTCAAACACAGAAGTGGACGAAGAGAAAATCAAGCACACGTGGGAATAAAAAAGACCTCCCACGCCATTGCAGAGCTACAGCAAAGAAACGCACGCCTCGGAAAACAAATCGGAAAAAATGAAAAAGACTTAAGCAAATTAAAATCTCGCTTTGTCTCTACGGTTTCCCACGAATTACGCACTTCACTGGATGGCATTCTCACTTCCGCCGCACTTATTGACCGCTATAACCAAAAGGGGAACCAAGAAAAAATAAACCAGCACATTCAAACCATAAAAGAATTGGTTCAGAACTTGGCAATTTTTTTGGATGAGTTTCTCTCACTGGAAAAACTGGGGAAAGGCCGCCTTGAATACAAGGCAACTTCATGTGAAGTTGAAACCTTTTCACCTGAGTTAAGAGATGAAATGCAAACACTGACAAAGAAAAATGAAACAAAAGGATTAGAAGAGCTAAACGTTCTTTCTCATCACAATTCTCTCATTCACTACAAAAAAATGAGCTCGTTTTTCATGAGGGCGATATTCCCCAACATCTTTTTTTCTTGGATAAAGGAAAAGTAAAAACATACAAGTCACATGATGATGGAAAGGAATATGTGACAAACTTATACAAGGCTGGAGATTTTTTTGGATATATTCCCTTGCTGAAAAACAGCGATCACACAGAATCTGCCATTGTTTTAGAGGATTCAAAAATTTGCAAAATTTCCAAAGAAGATTTTATTTCGTTGCTCTACAAAAACAAAGATGTTGCAGAAAAATTTATCGGTATGCTTTCGGGAAATATTGTTGAAAAAGAACTCCAGCTTTTGAGCCTCGCCTACAACACCGTGAGAAAGCGGGTTGCAGAGGCTTTGCTCACGTTGGAAACCCATTATCATGAAGATGGGGAAAAAAAATTTCACATCATGGTTAATCGAGATGATCTTGCCAGCATGGCGGGAACTGCAACTGAATCTGTTGTTCGCGCACTCGGTGAATTTAAAGCCGACAAACTTATCGAAGTACACGGCCGCACCATTATACTTTTAAACCCCGAAGCTCTGAAGAAAATCCACTAATTTTCTGCCGAAGTAATCTTAACTTCGTTTGTCATTCTTGTAATTCATTATGCTCAGCTTCTGTGGCTTTCTCCATTGCAGCACTTTTCTTCGCCAAGTCGTTTTTGGAAGAAAGAAACTGCCAATACAACTGACCGAAGACAGCAAGGATAACCAAAATAAGAATAATTTTTTTAATCATTTTTTTCTCCAAAAAATATGTGTGTGTCATCACGAGGAGATTGCCACAGCACAAAACACTTCGCAATGACAGTTCATTGACCTAACAAAAAAAAACGGCTCTCATCTTTCGAGAACCGTTTTGAAAAAACTTTTCTTCGTTTTTGATTCTTAAAACAACACACCCACTGAAGCTCCTGTTGAGAAATAGGAAGTGTTGGTGTTGTTTGTTTTGAAGCCGTGTGTATAGCGAGCATCCACGCCCAAAGTCATCCATTTGCACACTTCAAAATCAACACCGGCTCCAAAATTGAGACCGATGTCTAAATAAGTTGAATCGTTTGAAGGAGGCGAAACAACTAAGAATGCCAAGCCAGCGGGAATGACAAAGGGTCTGAAGCGACCAAGATTATCAAATCGCACTTTTGGATTCACACCAACATTCAACTCGGTGACATCAACGGTGCTGTTGTTTGTGCCAGCAAGCAAAGCGCTTGTGGTTTGTCTTACCAAGGCATGTGAAAACCGGGAATACTCAAGAAAGATCTCACCCGCAAGTGAAGCTACACCAGCTATTTCCCCCGGCTTCATCAATCCCAAATCTAAACCTGCTCCAACGGAAAACCCACCTTTTCCACCGTTTACACCAGCTGCCGATAAGGTATCGGTGAAAACTTCATTACCTCGAGATGTGATCAACCTGGAATAAGCACCTCTAAAAAAAACCTTATTATTCTTTTTCTCTTCAGCATGCTCACTCGCAAATGCCATGCTGGAACAAACACTTCCCAACGTTACTAACACTGCAACAACCACGAAACTAAAACGCACTTTGCTCTTCATCTTTCCTCCTCAATGTTGAAAATAGCATTTATTATTGAGGAGGCTTGTAGCTTTATAGTCCAGAGTTACTATGATGCACATCAGCTGCGCAGGTATTTGTAATCAGCTTGTCACTTCTGTTCTCTTTATGTTCATCCCATTCGTACGATGACATGATGTTTTACAAAAATACGTTCCAACGGGACAATACCGTCTGGCATCACTTTGCCGTCAAGCTCAACTGAAACAGTTCCGCTGTGAAGATGTTTTTTATTTTCCACTTTGATTTCGTAAAGCGCTTCGCCGTGGCGATAACTCATCTCAAAACCATCCCATGAAGAAGGAAGAACAGGAGCAAAGCTCATGGTCTCGGCGTTCACTTTGAATCCTAAAATATTTTCCAACCACACTCTGTACATCCATGAAGCTGAGCCAGTGTACCAAGACCAACCGCCCATGCCTTTTTTGCCTTCCAAGCTGTAGACATCCGCCGTAATCACGTAAGGCTCAACGCGATAGCGCTCTGCATTTTCTGTGGTCTGCGATTTTCGAATTGGATTGAGCGCATTCAACACTTGGACTGCACGATCTCCATCACCTTGTTTTGCAAGTGCCATCGCAAACCAAATGGCCGCATGTGTATACTGGCCGCCGTTTTCCCGAACGCCTGGAGGATAGCTTTGAATATAGCCCGGAGACGGAAGCGATGTGTTGAAAGGAGGATCGAGCAACAAAACCAATCCATCATCTTGCTGAAACAATTTTTCCCACACTGCATTTAATGCCGTTTTCACTCGCTCTGCATCGGCAGATCCACTTAAGCTTGCCCACGATTGTGAAAGGGAATCAATTTTTGCTTCTTGATTTTTGGCGGAGCCAAGCGGCGAACCATTATCAAAGTAAGCACGGCGATACCATTCACCATCCCAAGCTGAAGCTTCAATGTTTTCCAACAATGTTTTTCGATCAGCTTCATACTGTTCGCTTAGTTTTGTTTGCCCCACAGATTCTGCCATCGCAGACATCTTCAAAAAGATGTCCACCATAAACCATGCAAGCCAAACACTTTCACCTTTTCCCGCAGCGCCAACAAGGTTCATCCCATCGTTCCAATCTCCGGCACCCATCAACGGCAAACCGTTGGCACCAAAGTTTTTGCTGCACTTTACGGCTCGCTGACAATGTTCAAACAAAGATGCACGTTCCAGCGAAACTTCGGGAACAAGAAAATGTTCGAGTTGATCATCTTTAAGAAGTGGAGCATCCAAAAACGGAACAAGCTCATGCAAGATATCGTTATCGCCAGTCACCTGAATGTATTGCGCCACCACAAACGGCAGCCAAAGTAAATCGTCGGAAATGCGAGATCTAATTCCACCACCGCCCGGAAGATGCCACCAATGCTGAACATCCCCTTTTTTAAATTGTCGGCTTGCGGCGAGTAAAATATGTTCACGCGCTAATTGTGGATCGGTATACAAAAACGCCATCACATCTTGCAGCTGATCACGAAAACCATACGCGCCGCCCGATTGATAAAATCCAGAACGCGCCCATATTCTGCAACTTAAGGTTTGATACAGCAGCCAGTGATTCATCAAGATATTTATTTCAGGATCTGGCGTGGTAACAGAAAGCGCGTTCAAGCGTTTGCTCCACCACGTCTTTGTTTTTTTCAGCGCAATTTCCTGGGACAAGTCATCGCGATAATCTTCCAGTAAACGATGAGCTTCCTCTACAGAACCTGCCTCTCCCAGCAGACAAGCTATTTCACGTTGCTCTCCGGGCTCTAGGGTAATCATCAACTGCAAGGCGGCACAAGGATCGAGGCCCGCTCCCGTTTTTCCAGAAAGCGAAACTTTTTCCATCGCAAGAGGATTTCGAAGGCTTCGATTTCGTCCGATAAAAAGATTTCGATCTGCTTCGTACGAACTGAAGACATCACTTAGAGCAACAAATGCAACACGTTCGGGAAAATCGGGGTTGTAATAATTGCGCGCCAACAGTGCATTGGTATCATCATCCCACGTTGTCACCACATGCATTTGCGAGCTTTCGCGAGATTCGCCAAGCGTGAGCTCTACGTAATAGGTTAAAGACAAGTAACGAACGCGTTTTGATTCGTTGCGCAAAACAATTCGCTGCACTTTGATAGGGTCGTAAGCTTCGTCATCAAGAGGAACAAACACTGTCAACTCTTGCGCTATTCCGTGGCTGTTGTGCTCGAAAACGCTATAACCAGCACCATGCCGTGTGCGATATTCACCTTCTTCGCGAACAGGTGCAGCCGTTGGCGTCCAGTAGGTTCCCGTTTCTTCATCTCTCAGGTAAATCGCTTCTGACGCGGGGTTGAGAAGCGCATCGTTTTGCCACTGCGTGAGACGATTTCGTTGGCTATTTCCATACCAGGTAAATCCAGATCCCGTTTCACTTACAAGCGTTCCAAAACTTGGGTTGGCAATTACATTTACCCACGGAGCTGGAGTTTCTAAATTTTCTTTGAGCGTCACTACATATTCAGATCCGTCGGAAGTAAATCCACCAAAACCATTCACTGAAATTAATTCCATAAAAGGCAATGCCGATGAAGGATAACGAACTTCAGCTTTTGTGGCCACAAACGTTGCTTGATCAGCAAGTTTAAGCGACGAACTTAATTGCTGATGCAAAGTTCCTCTTGCTGCCACAATTACTATGTTTGCCACGGCGCGCAGCAAAACCAAATCTTCTTCAGACATTGCATCTCTGCGTTTTAAAAAGATGCTCCCCACTTTACTTTCACTCACATCATGCGAGTGAGAAAGAATGAGATGCTCAAGCTTTTCAAAAAGCGGATGTTCGTACGCCGTTGCTTCTTCACTCAAAATGACAAGATCAGCTTTCAAACCATGAAGCTGCCAATAAGCGTGAGCTTGCAAAAGTTGTTTGACCAAGTTGATATCCCTAGCATCACCAATGACAAGTAAGATGATGGGCAAATCGCCTGAAATAGCATGTTTCCACAAACTGCTTTGACCTTTTCTGTTTTTGGTAATGCGCTCTGAAGAAGAACGTAAAAGTGGATTAGGAAATAAAAGATGACTCGCCATTTGCTGAAAACGTCTTGCTTCATCCGCTTGGATGCGCAGCAAACGAAGCTCTAGCTGCGAAGCTGCCCACGCATAATCAATGGTTCTCTTCACCACCTGTGGATTGCTATATTTTTCGATGAGGTGTAAAACATGCTCCCTGCTTGTGTTTGCCGCCATGACCATAGAAACTTGAACACGCCTTCCCGGTGGAAACGTGAGACTTCGACGCAAACTAAAAATGGGATCTAACACAAAACCTTGGCTATTGCTGAGAGTGCCAACAGCTCCCAGTGGAGAGGCAAGCGAATTTCCGCGACCAATAAAAAGATGACGGTCTGTTTCAAATTGAAGCGGAGATTGTTTCTCCATTTCAGCATCATCAAAGGTAAAACGATGCGCTACGCATATTTGCGCATCATGCTGACTTCGCAATCTTCTGTAGGCAAGTAGCGCTTGATGCTTCTCAATATATTCTGTTTGAACAAACATTTTGTTGAAAGCGGGATGCTGCACATCTGCATTGTGCGGCGCTAAAGAAAGTTCAAAATAACTGGTAAGGTCAATGCGCCTGCTCTGCAGGGAATGATTGGTCAACGTTAGCCGGCGTATCTCAACATCATCATCTGGAGAAACCACCAGTTCAGTTTCCGTTTCAATATCATGATCAACTCGCTGAAACATAGCACTGTCTAAAGTAAAATTTGCGCTATAACTTTCTGGTTCCGTCTGAACGGGGTTATAGGTATTCGACCACAAATATTTTTTGTCGATGTCATGGAGGTAACAAAAACTTCCCCAAGCATCTTGCGTGCGATCAGATCTCCAACGAGTAATATCAAACTCTTGATACTTGCTATAGCCTCCTCCCGAATTGCTCACCATCATGGCGTAGCGGCCATTGGACAAAAGTTGTGTTTTTGGAATCGCTGTATCGGCCGTATCGAACTGGCTTATGGCCGGTGCCGGATCACTTGGGCTTGGCATCGAATAAATTCTCTCGCGCGTTGTAATGTGATGCAACGGCGGCTTCACCGGAATACATTCGTGCAACAAAGGCTCGAAGGCTTTCACTCGTTGATCAGAATGAAAACGCTGCTGCAAAATATTATCATGAAGAACATTGTTCAGCGCTAAAAGGCCCATGCCTTGATGATGCGCCATATACACGCGCACCATTCTTCCCACCATACTGCCTTCTTCGCGGCTGGACTTTCTGCTGAAATCCATTGCTTCAAAATATCCATAGTCACTCAAAAGTCCTCGGCGCAAAAGTCGCTTTAAATTTTTCACCGCTTTTTCTGGCGCCACTTGCAACGCCAATAATGTAGCGTAAGGCGCTACTACAATTTTGTTTCTAATTCCGCGTTTCAATCCAAGTTCAGGAACACCAAATGCGTGGTATTGATACGTTTTGTGAATATCCAAATCTCCAAAAGCCGATTCCGAAATTCCCCACGGAACTTTATGCTTGTCACCATAGGCAATTTGAATGGCAACAGCATCCTTGCTGGCCTTATCCAAAAGAGAATGGGGAAAGGAACGTTGAAAAAGCAGCGGCATCAAGTATTCAAACATGGTACCTGTCCAACTGAGCAATGTTCTGTGTTTGCTGATCACACCGTAAGGTCGATTCATTGCAAACCAATGCTCAACCGGAACATCGCCTCTTGCAATGGCGACAAAACTTCCAAGCCTCGCTTCACTTGCCAAAAGATCGTAAAACGCGCGGTCCAATCTGCCTTCGGAAACATTATATCCAATGGAAAAGAGTCTTCGTTCGGTATTGTAGAGAAATTTCATGTTGGTTAATTTTGTAACACTTGAAATCATTTCTTGTATTTCTTCAATCTCGGCTAAGCGTTGCCGCGCCTTCGTTTCAGCCTGACTGATTTTTTCTAACACTTCATAAATCCATGCATTACCTTCTTTTTTTGCTGCTTCTGCAGACAACTTTAATTCTTGCATCATGGCTACATTACCTTGTGCAATATCTTGCAAAGAAGGAGAACTCGCATCAGGAAAAATAACTTCACTTTCTTCTCCAAGATGTTCTTGGCTTCCTTTTGCAAGCCATCCAAAATATGAGTTTGCAATCTCTAACGCTGATTTCATCTGACTTTTAAGCTGATCCATCCAATACAAAACATGTTCATACTCAGAAACGGCTGCGCGATGTTTTTCGAAAAAGTGCTCAAACTGTTCAGATGAAAGGTGAAGGAGTGAAATTATTTTTTCTTTTTGATACGGAGGATTTTCCCACATCTTGCACATTGCCTGAAGACCATATCCATCCCAGTGGCTGACATCAGCATTCAAAACTGCATCTTGAAGTACATCTGCAGTATCGCACAAACCACGAAAAACTTTCTCATCTAAAAGTGGCTTACTCTTCAGTTGCGAAAGCCCTTCATTTAACGTCCAAAGCGAGGCAAGAAAATTTCCACTATCTACAGTAGAAACGTAACGAGGATTCAAAGGCTCCAAAGTGTTCAGGTCATACCAATTTAACAAGTGACCTTCATAACGCTGAAGCTTGTTGATGCTTTTCATGGTTTGCATCAGCTTAAACACAAGCTCATCAAGCGTAAGATAGCCGAAGTCGTAAGCGCTTAATGCACTTAGCATCCACAGCCCAATGTTGGTGGGGCTGGTTCTCATGGCCAACTGATTTTGATACGAAACTTGATAGTTGTCGGCGGGAAGCCAAAAAGTTTCCTCTTGAACGAAACGAGAAAAATAACGCCACGTACGTCTGGCTATATTTCTGAGGAACAAACTGTTTTGTTCAGAAAGAAGATACTGAGGAGAAACTTGTTCTTGTTTACGGTTTAGCAGGCATCCCACTATTGGTAAGCTTGTCCACAGCAGCAACACCAGGTACGCGGAAAAATGACTGAACGCCTGAACATATCGCAAAGCCAAAGCAGCAAGAATGCTTAAGCCACTCAAACTCAACATGGGCATCATCATGTGAAAAAAAACATTGTCCGCACTTTTTTGTTTTTGTTGCGCTGAACTCCATTCCAAAAGATAACGATGAGAAATACTGCGTCGATAAACCACACGAGCAATGGCATCCAGAGCCAAAAAGGCTTCGTATGGAAGCAAAATAAATTGAATAAGCTCGCGCAGAAGATTATGGCCAAAGCGAGAAAGCGAAACTCCCTTTAGCGCGCGGCGGGTTGTCATCCAGGTAAACATTTGCGCTAAAGAAGAAAACGTACATTGAGCAAACACAATGGCCGCGGCAAACAAAGCTGCGCGCGGAGAATGTATCCAGGAAACAAACAACAAGACTATGTTTGAAAGCGGCAACAAACTGCGCCGCAAATTATCAAAAATTTTCCAGCGTGAAAAAAGTGAAAGTTGATTCTTTTTTTTTCCTCCCCCAAACTGCGGCACCTTTGGTTTGAGCCAATCAACAATTTGCCAATCCCCGCGAATCCAGCGATGACTGCGTTTGCTGTACTGCACATAATTTTGAGGGAATTCATCATAGAGTTCAATATCAGTTGCCAAGCCCACACCTACGTGTTCGCCCTCGATTAAATCGTGGCTCAAAAGCCAGCTTTCGGGAAAACGATTTCTCAACACTTTGCTAAAAGCGCGAACATCATAAATTCCTTTTCCATGATAGGAACCTTTTCCCGACAAGTCTTGATAAACATCAAACACCGCACGAGAGTAAGGATCGACACCAACTTGATCTGAAAAAAGTTTTGCAAACGGAGAACCCGTAGCGCTTGGCAGAGATGAACTTACTCGCGGTTGGATAACAGCATAGCCATCAGCAATAGCGCCTGATTCATCAAACTGAACTTGATTCAGCGGATGAGCCAGAGTTTCAACCATTCTTCTGGCTGCATTATGTGGCAAACTTGTATCGCTATCGAGGGTGATGACAAATCGAATATGCGAAAGATGATCTCCATTTCCAACGTAGACTAAATCACTTGCGGTGGAAGACCTTGTGCCATCCAGCAAACTGTTGAGCTCTTCAAGTTTGCCGCGTTTTCGCTCCCATCCCATATATTTTTTTTCCGATTCACACCACGTGCGTTCACGATGAAAAAGAAAAAAATGGCCAGCGCCATGACGTTCATTAAGTTCTTCAATGCAAGCAACTGCTGTCTGTAATAAACTTTCATCCTGGCTAAGATGGGGAACATCGGCATCAATGTAATCACTAAACAAACTGAAGAGTAAGTTTTTTTCCTTATTTGCTAAATAGCGAATTTCTAGTTTTTCTACTTCTGCATGAATGGTTTCTTTATCCACCAACATCATTGGCACCACAATGAGGGTTCGAAATTCATCGGGAATACCTTTGAGCTTGAAGTTCATTTTTGAAAGAACGCGAAACGGAAACGTCCTCATAATAATATAATTTGTCACATCGAGTGACAGCTGGCTTAGTGGTAGCAAGAGCAAGAGA
It encodes:
- a CDS encoding RNA polymerase subunit sigma-54 — encoded protein: MIIPLQITFKELPHSAAIEAAVRKKAEKLNRFSNHIIRCHVVIEALQHHHQHGNIFHINILITLPGKEIIVSRNPDQHQAHEDIYVAIRDAFNAAKRQVQDYVNEQQGKVKYHELRTDEQEKL
- a CDS encoding glycosyl transferase; this encodes MKTGTLLGYFTKKHEARSVCKKMQQRGYKRLAWISKGSDGQLEVWDSFPRQRIYVSLLAFLLGALLGFWIAFDFPALIPSWFSPPLAFFLAGIFGALITFLSVTRSRFGVSPKLIQEHSSVLVAGETILIVQLPVKKLGAAKAFLLENTEIPITIFVLHPKSEFLVKDAWSAGVVLTLVQLEEHAERLAMDHQLDLEPLADTKLLQQLEENYNWIHRICENLLEASRTEESVSPVAEWLLDNEYVLESNVRDVQLNLTKRYYQQFPALLSENYRGYPRIYGIAKELLSHTDLHLDQENILAFLKSYQHISPLSIAELWALPQTLRIVLVEALQHIALKASRELRERDEAAYWANRLIVVNRRAPAMLFLVLSELIKNNSNPSTYFASQLIDYLYDEGDILSSVQNWLERIFKKSLHEIKVHEKKRQAKDHVSIGKAFTSLRQLGLLDWKDCFEQLSVVEIILRKDPAEVYAAMDFTTRNRYRQAIEDLHRGSALSEEQVAKQVLRLAQQAADESEFKQQDTHVGYYLLGKGRKYLVKTISGREKKRFRFFQWIYRHHTSVYLLTISFFEVLFFGILFSFDFSPFSSSVSFLFALLLLLPLSQLSLDVTNYIIMRTFPFRVLSKMNFKLKGIPDEFRTLIVVPMMLVDKETIHAEVEKLEIRYLANKEKNLLFSLFSDYIDADVPHLSQDESLLQTAVACIEELNERHGAGHFFLFHRERTWCESEKKYMGWERKRGKLEELNSLLDGTRSSTASDLVYVGNGDHLSHIRFVITLDSDTSLPHNAARRMVETLAHPLNQVQFDESGAIADGYAVIQPRVSSSLPSATGSPFAKLFSDQVGVDPYSRAVFDVYQDLSGKGSYHGKGIYDVRAFSKVLRNRFPESWLLSHDLIEGEHVGVGLATDIELYDEFPQNYVQYSKRSHRWIRGDWQIVDWLKPKVPQFGGGKKKNQLSLFSRWKIFDNLRRSLLPLSNIVLLFVSWIHSPRAALFAAAIVFAQCTFSSLAQMFTWMTTRRALKGVSLSRFGHNLLRELIQFILLPYEAFLALDAIARVVYRRSISHRYLLEWSSAQQKQKSADNVFFHMMMPMLSLSGLSILAALALRYVQAFSHFSAYLVLLLWTSLPIVGCLLNRKQEQVSPQYLLSEQNSLFLRNIARRTWRYFSRFVQEETFWLPADNYQVSYQNQLAMRTSPTNIGLWMLSALSAYDFGYLTLDELVFKLMQTMKSINKLQRYEGHLLNWYDLNTLEPLNPRYVSTVDSGNFLASLWTLNEGLSQLKSKPLLDEKVFRGLCDTADVLQDAVLNADVSHWDGYGLQAMCKMWENPPYQKEKIISLLHLSSEQFEHFFEKHRAAVSEYEHVLYWMDQLKSQMKSALEIANSYFGWLAKGSQEHLGEESEVIFPDASSPSLQDIAQGNVAMMQELKLSAEAAKKEGNAWIYEVLEKISQAETKARQRLAEIEEIQEMISSVTKLTNMKFLYNTERRLFSIGYNVSEGRLDRAFYDLLASEARLGSFVAIARGDVPVEHWFAMNRPYGVISKHRTLLSWTGTMFEYLMPLLFQRSFPHSLLDKASKDAVAIQIAYGDKHKVPWGISESAFGDLDIHKTYQYHAFGVPELGLKRGIRNKIVVAPYATLLALQVAPEKAVKNLKRLLRRGLLSDYGYFEAMDFSRKSSREEGSMVGRMVRVYMAHHQGMGLLALNNVLHDNILQQRFHSDQRVKAFEPLLHECIPVKPPLHHITTRERIYSMPSPSDPAPAISQFDTADTAIPKTQLLSNGRYAMMVSNSGGGYSKYQEFDITRWRSDRTQDAWGSFCYLHDIDKKYLWSNTYNPVQTEPESYSANFTLDSAMFQRVDHDIETETELVVSPDDDVEIRRLTLTNHSLQSRRIDLTSYFELSLAPHNADVQHPAFNKMFVQTEYIEKHQALLAYRRLRSQHDAQICVAHRFTFDDAEMEKQSPLQFETDRHLFIGRGNSLASPLGAVGTLSNSQGFVLDPIFSLRRSLTFPPGRRVQVSMVMAANTSREHVLHLIEKYSNPQVVKRTIDYAWAASQLELRLLRIQADEARRFQQMASHLLFPNPLLRSSSERITKNRKGQSSLWKHAISGDLPIILLVIGDARDINLVKQLLQAHAYWQLHGLKADLVILSEEATAYEHPLFEKLEHLILSHSHDVSESKVGSIFLKRRDAMSEEDLVLLRAVANIVIVAARGTLHQQLSSSLKLADQATFVATKAEVRYPSSALPFMELISVNGFGGFTSDGSEYVVTLKENLETPAPWVNVIANPSFGTLVSETGSGFTWYGNSQRNRLTQWQNDALLNPASEAIYLRDEETGTYWTPTAAPVREEGEYRTRHGAGYSVFEHNSHGIAQELTVFVPLDDEAYDPIKVQRIVLRNESKRVRYLSLTYYVELTLGESRESSQMHVVTTWDDDTNALLARNYYNPDFPERVAFVALSDVFSSYEADRNLFIGRNRSLRNPLAMEKVSLSGKTGAGLDPCAALQLMITLEPGEQREIACLLGEAGSVEEAHRLLEDYRDDLSQEIALKKTKTWWSKRLNALSVTTPDPEINILMNHWLLYQTLSCRIWARSGFYQSGGAYGFRDQLQDVMAFLYTDPQLAREHILLAASRQFKKGDVQHWWHLPGGGGIRSRISDDLLWLPFVVAQYIQVTGDNDILHELVPFLDAPLLKDDQLEHFLVPEVSLERASLFEHCQRAVKCSKNFGANGLPLMGAGDWNDGMNLVGAAGKGESVWLAWFMVDIFLKMSAMAESVGQTKLSEQYEADRKTLLENIEASAWDGEWYRRAYFDNGSPLGSAKNQEAKIDSLSQSWASLSGSADAERVKTALNAVWEKLFQQDDGLVLLLDPPFNTSLPSPGYIQSYPPGVRENGGQYTHAAIWFAMALAKQGDGDRAVQVLNALNPIRKSQTTENAERYRVEPYVITADVYSLEGKKGMGGWSWYTGSASWMYRVWLENILGFKVNAETMSFAPVLPSSWDGFEMSYRHGEALYEIKVENKKHLHSGTVSVELDGKVMPDGIVPLERIFVKHHVIVRMG